The Paenibacillus mucilaginosus 3016 genome includes the window CGCTGATCGGCCTGCCCGCCCCGTTCACATACTCGTACAGGGTGTAATCGGTGGCGATTCCATACTTCGTCGTCCGCTCGATTCTCAGGGCATACCCGCTCCTGGAGGCCGTATCATACTTGATATACACCTCCAGGTACTGTCCGTTCGGACTGCCGAAGCCCTGTCCGGCCGTTTTCTCCGGATTCGCCTCCAGCCGAACGCTCATGTCGCCGAACGGACGGTTCTGCGTGTACAGCAGTCTGGCGCCCCGCTCCGCCGTGATGAGCCCCTTGCCTCCTTCAGCTCCGTTAATGCCCTCGGCATACGCCCACGGTGCCTTGCCCGCGGCTCCGGGGGTCCACTTCGTCTGCTGGTCTGCCGGATCATGCGTATCCACGGTCCAGGTGCCGGGGAGAAGCTCCGGCTGCCATGCCGAAGGGAACTGCTCGAACGAGGTAGTGAAGCCGTACTTGGCGGCACCGGTGCCCGGGAGATCCTCGAGCGTGATGGCCCGGGAGCTGACCGCCCGCAGGGTCTTTCCCCCCAGGCTTCGGGCATGCTTCGGTGTAACAGCCGCCATGAGGTAACGGCCGACGTCCCCGGAGGTCAGCTTGTAGGTGTGCGAAGGCTGGTTATCCCGCGTCACCGCAGCTTCTACCGGGTTCGAGCCCTGTGCGTCATCCACCCGGTACCAGGTGATCTGCGACTGGTCTTCCCGGGTGCCTCCGGGATAGCTGAGATCCAGTTGATAGGTTACCTCCGCAAGACCGTCTGACCCAAGCGACAGCTTCGGCGGCTCCGTGAACGAAGGCGGATCCACGTAAGAAGGATACACCGTGACCGTCGTCCGGTTGAAGATGCCGTTGTAGGCCGCTGCGGTGACGGTCACCTGCACGGGCTCCTCGCCGGTGTTTTTTCCCTCGACCGTTACCTTCGAGCCCTGCTTCTCGCTCAATGCCGCAAGGTCGCTGTCCAGGGACCAGGTGAGGTGCTGGGGAGCGGCAAACGGGAAGATCGCTGCGCTGAGCTCGGCCCCCTTCTCTCCCGTCCGGATCGTGGAGCTCTCCGGCATTGTAATATTGGCGGGGAAGCTTCCCCCCGCTCCACCTGCAGATCCCGTGTTCTCACCCGCCGGGTTCCACCCGTCTTCCCCCTTGAGAAGATTATAGACGGTATAAGCCGGAAGCTGATCTTCCGTGAGTTCCGTGCCGTTCTCCTCGGGAAGGATGCGGTATGGCTTGCCGTTCAGCGTAGTGCGATAGGCGTAAGAGCGGATATGGCCCGCCGGGTAGGGCGCCCACTGGATGGAACGCAGATTCCCGTTCAGGTCCGTGAAGGCGTTGTTGATGAGATACAAGGTGGACGCGTTCTTGGCGAGAGTCAGGTCCCCCGGGTCCGCGAATTCGATCTCCCACCGGCTGTCGATGAACGCCATGCCGTGTTTGCCAGCCGCATAGATCGGCTTGTTCGTGTAGCTGTGCAGCGTGGTGTTCTTCATGACATGGATCAGCCCGCCGCCCATGTAATCGTCCGTGCCCTGGACATAGCTGTCCTGGAAATACGCCCGCTGCACCTCACCGAGGGCCAGGGTATCCAGCATGCTGATCAAGCGGACATTCTTGAACGAGAATTTGTCCAGGACCTTGTCTTTGTTCCCGGCCCCGATCGCGTAGGCCTGCGTGATGGTCGAAGAGCGCTTGGCCTGATTCTTGGACGGGTCCTTCGGATACACGAGGTCGACGTTGCAGTAGTTGCCGATCGTCAGGTTCTCCGCATGGAAGCCCGTGCCGGTCACGAACAGCGTCTCCGCCGGCGAGGAGCCCGATGGGCTCTGCGCGCCGATCGTGTGGCCCCGGTTGTCCGCCAGCACGACATCCCGGGCATCGGCAGAGAGACCGACCAGGCTCACCCAGTCTTTGTCGATGTAGAGGCCGCGGTCCGTCAGCGTCCCGTTCATGGGGTACACATCCGGTTCGATGTAGATCACCATCGGTTCCGCTTCCGTGCCGTCCACTGCCGCAGCGGCTGCGGCATGAACCGTTCTGAACCTGTAATTCGCCGGGTCGTCCGCAGGCAGCGCGCTGTCCACATAGAGGCTCTTCGGGCTGAGCGTCAGAGCGGCTCCGTTCTTCGCGGTGGTCCGCTTCGGCTCGTCAGCTGCAGCTGCAGGCAGGTTCCATGCCAGCAGACAGACCGCAGCCAGGGCCACTCCGGCCAGGGACAAGGAGAGCAGCTTGTTCAATGTCATTCCTCCGCTTCTGTGTGAACGCATGGATCTCCGTTCGGACTCATGAAGAAGCGCCCGATCCGATTGCCGGTGATCGCAGTCGAATCGGGCGTTCCGTTTAGATGCAGCTGTTTTACCGCGTTACCGATTTACCGTGATACTCCGCCCTGCACCGGATCGCTTGGCTGAGAAGAGCCGTCCCGGCCGGACACGGATACCTTATAGACGTAGGTCTGTCCCTTCTTCGCCTTCTTATCCGTGAACGAAGCAGTCCGGGTCGTCCCGATCTTCTCGAAGGCTCCGTCCGGGCGATCCGCTCGGTAGACCGTGTATTGTATCGCATCCAGCACCGGGATCCAGCTCAGCTCCACAGCATGCTTATCCCCCTGCGCCTTCAGGCCGGCCGGCGTGCGGCTGGTGATCTCCGGCGCTTCATTCGCATTGTAGCGGCTGAAGTTGTAATGCTCCTTGAACTGGGCCCGCGGCTTCCCGGTGATGTCGCTCGTGAGATCCACCGGTCCGCCCGAATAGATCGTGGCCTTCGTGGCCGTGTAAGCGATGATCTCTTCCCTGCTGTCTCCTCCGATGTCGGCGATCGTGAAGTTCGCGTCGAACTCGAATTCGGCGACAGGATTGAAGAAGCCGTCATACAGCTTCGGCTTGATCACTTCCCCGTTCAGTGTGCCCCGCCGGTAAGCCAGCATCAGGGGCGCATGCGTGCCGTTCCAGTTGTTCACGATCTTCGGCACCGTGCCGAAACCGGAATCGTCCGGCGTCTCCTGGAAGAGCGTCTCTCCGGTGCGGGAGAAAATGAACAGGCTGTCCTGGCCCGGCGCACTGCGGTTGACGCGGTCGAGACCGTAGATCTCATAGCCCGGAATATCGATCCGGAAGTCCCCGAGATAGACATTCTGCGGCTCGACCGTGTCCTTGTTGATCCACAGCTGCCTGCCGAAGCGGTCATAGAGCAGCGTATCGCTGCCGCCAAGCAGAATCTCCCTGCCGTTGCTCCGGTCCCCGTCCACATCACCGATCTGGATCGTATCGACATGATCGGCGACGCCCTGGGCCGTCCACTGGATCGAACCGTCGCTCTCGAAGTAGGTGTAGTTCATGATGAGCTCGTCTTTTCCGTCCCCGTCGAAGTCATAGGGCCAAGGAAAATGTCCGGTCCCCGCCGCCGCTCCGTGCTCCGGATGATCCGCGCTGTTGTACTCCCAGAGCAGGTTGAACTGCTCGTCGAGCACCCACAGCGATTGATACCGGTCCTTCAGAATGATCTCCGACGGCTTGCCGTCACCGGCAAAATCCGCGATGAGAATCGCGTCATGCGAACGGACCGGGTCGATGTCGACTCTCGGATCGCCTGTCGGGCGGGAGACCGGCAGGTCGTGCTCCCGCTTCACCTGGCCGGTCCGGCCGTCCAGGATGACGAATTTGTCCGTCTTCGACTTGATGACCTTGTTCTCCGGAGGTCCGTCATACTCGGTGACCGTCCTTACATAGAGCACATCGTTGTAACCGTCGTGGTCAATGTCATAGATCTGGGCCGGCTCGTCGGAGCCGCTGCCCGTCACGTTCGGGTCCGGCGTCCCGGTCTGCCACAGCAGGTTGCCGTCCAGATCATAGGCGGTCAGCGCCTGCACGCCATGCGGCACATACGCGTCCCGCCAGGCGCCGCCCGTATAATCGGGCTGCACCATGAGGATGTCCAGCCGGCCGTCGCCGTTCAGGTCGCCAAGACGCATGCGTGCTCCCGCCCCGGCGGCCGAAAGATCGATTTCCTTCGCCAGCTCCACCTGCTGCTTGGTCAGCGCAAGCACCGCCTTGGATTCGGCCGCGGGCCGTTTTCCCTGGAGGGCCTTGACCTTGTACAAATAAGAGGCGTTATTCGCGAGTCCCTCATCCTTATAGCTCGTCTCTCCTGCTGTTCTCCCTGCGTTGACAAAATGTCCGGAACCGAAGTCCGAGCGGTAAACCTCATAGGCATCCGCCCCGGGAACCGCAGTCCAGCTTAGCGTGACGGAAGTATCGGTAACGGCCCCCACCGCCAGTCCCTGAACCGGCGCAAGGGCTCCCGCGCGCTGAACTTCTTCCGACTCCGCGGCATAGGCCTGCCCGGAAGGCAGCACGGGACCTGACGACACCGCGAGCGCAGCCGTTAATCCGAGCAGTGCAGCCGTTTTTTTGGACCAAGTAACCATCAGATCATCTCCCCTTCATGATAAGTGAACCGGCCTGCTATCCATGCCCCCTCTTATGTAAGTGCTTACTTTTCCTATTATCCACAGATATTCCAAGGAGCGTTATTCAAAAATCAGACCTGTTTGTTTAAAAATCAGATCATTAAAACGCTTAAACCAAATGAGATGAAGGTCTATGCCGTCCACTAAAAGACGCTGCGCACTTATTCATAAGATCAGCTGACAGAATCGGGCTCATCTTTCTGACCACTCCAAAAAAAGCCGCCGGTACGGCCGGCGGCCTGAACATGCGAAGATGATGTCGTTCCTTTGCCGAAGACGTGATCTACTCTCCCCCGCCTTCACCTTCTCCTCCGGATTCCTTCTGCTCTCCGGAACCCTTTTCTTTCTTCTCTTCTTTCTTTTCTTCCTGTTTCTCTTCCTTCTTTCCTCCGCCTTCTTCTTTCTTCTCCTGGCCTGTCCCCCCTTTGTCTTCCCCGCCATCCCCGCCTTCCTTACCTTCCTCACCGCCCTCCTGGATCCCGGCCTCCTTCCGCAGCTGCTTCATTTTTTTGTCCTGCTCTTCGGCTTCCTTCTTGTCCTTATTGCGTTCTTCCTCTTCCGGGCTCGGCTGCTGCTGCTGCATCTTCATCTGCCCTCCGCAGCCTGACAGCAGAACCGCAAGCACACTGATGAGGAGCAGAATTTTGCGCAGTTCCACATGAATCCCTCCATTTTCCTCGAATGGCTTTATCATCCCCTTTTTCGTGCCGAGTATGAGCGCCCCGTCCTCCGTCTTGTCCCTATACATAATTAAGAGCGCCAAGTGTAAAAATAATCCTGTATAGATAAAAAACATCCGAGAACTATAGAAACCGTCTGGAGGCTGTACGGTGATCCAACTGATCCTGTGGTCGTTCTTCCTTGTTCCCTGGCTGTCCCTCTTCTTGATGAACCGGCAGGCGCTGGGCCGGTATATGCCGGTCGCCCTGCTGGCAACGGTAATGAATACGATCGTTTATCAAATGGCCTGGACGTACGGGTGGTGGAAGTACAAGGAAACCTTGTTCCCTTGGGATAAGGTTGCCCAGGTCCATACCGTATATGGAGCCTTCCTTGCAGGCACGCTGTGGATCTTCTGCTTCACCTACGGCCGGTTCTGGATATATATGATGGTGAACATCGGAGTGGA containing:
- a CDS encoding fibronectin type III domain-containing protein, whose translation is MVTWSKKTAALLGLTAALAVSSGPVLPSGQAYAAESEEVQRAGALAPVQGLAVGAVTDTSVTLSWTAVPGADAYEVYRSDFGSGHFVNAGRTAGETSYKDEGLANNASYLYKVKALQGKRPAAESKAVLALTKQQVELAKEIDLSAAGAGARMRLGDLNGDGRLDILMVQPDYTGGAWRDAYVPHGVQALTAYDLDGNLLWQTGTPDPNVTGSGSDEPAQIYDIDHDGYNDVLYVRTVTEYDGPPENKVIKSKTDKFVILDGRTGQVKREHDLPVSRPTGDPRVDIDPVRSHDAILIADFAGDGKPSEIILKDRYQSLWVLDEQFNLLWEYNSADHPEHGAAAGTGHFPWPYDFDGDGKDELIMNYTYFESDGSIQWTAQGVADHVDTIQIGDVDGDRSNGREILLGGSDTLLYDRFGRQLWINKDTVEPQNVYLGDFRIDIPGYEIYGLDRVNRSAPGQDSLFIFSRTGETLFQETPDDSGFGTVPKIVNNWNGTHAPLMLAYRRGTLNGEVIKPKLYDGFFNPVAEFEFDANFTIADIGGDSREEIIAYTATKATIYSGGPVDLTSDITGKPRAQFKEHYNFSRYNANEAPEITSRTPAGLKAQGDKHAVELSWIPVLDAIQYTVYRADRPDGAFEKIGTTRTASFTDKKAKKGQTYVYKVSVSGRDGSSQPSDPVQGGVSR
- a CDS encoding LysM peptidoglycan-binding domain-containing protein, which codes for MTLNKLLSLSLAGVALAAVCLLAWNLPAAAADEPKRTTAKNGAALTLSPKSLYVDSALPADDPANYRFRTVHAAAAAAVDGTEAEPMVIYIEPDVYPMNGTLTDRGLYIDKDWVSLVGLSADARDVVLADNRGHTIGAQSPSGSSPAETLFVTGTGFHAENLTIGNYCNVDLVYPKDPSKNQAKRSSTITQAYAIGAGNKDKVLDKFSFKNVRLISMLDTLALGEVQRAYFQDSYVQGTDDYMGGGLIHVMKNTTLHSYTNKPIYAAGKHGMAFIDSRWEIEFADPGDLTLAKNASTLYLINNAFTDLNGNLRSIQWAPYPAGHIRSYAYRTTLNGKPYRILPEENGTELTEDQLPAYTVYNLLKGEDGWNPAGENTGSAGGAGGSFPANITMPESSTIRTGEKGAELSAAIFPFAAPQHLTWSLDSDLAALSEKQGSKVTVEGKNTGEEPVQVTVTAAAYNGIFNRTTVTVYPSYVDPPSFTEPPKLSLGSDGLAEVTYQLDLSYPGGTREDQSQITWYRVDDAQGSNPVEAAVTRDNQPSHTYKLTSGDVGRYLMAAVTPKHARSLGGKTLRAVSSRAITLEDLPGTGAAKYGFTTSFEQFPSAWQPELLPGTWTVDTHDPADQQTKWTPGAAGKAPWAYAEGINGAEGGKGLITAERGARLLYTQNRPFGDMSVRLEANPEKTAGQGFGSPNGQYLEVYIKYDTASRSGYALRIERTTKYGIATDYTLYEYVNGAGRPISDPVSTTAFNPGAVIEVWTEGNMLYAKASSSSVQSSDQVKAGLPNEVSLSARINGNAYGGLGIQHTGTVSAGNRTQLKRLSVTYKDAAGTESPGGESMTGARTYTVKQGDTLSSIAKGQLGGARDWVKLYEWNRHLIHDPDLIYIGQELLIRE